The following coding sequences lie in one Trypanosoma brucei gambiense DAL972 chromosome 7, complete sequence genomic window:
- a CDS encoding zinc finger protein, putative, which yields MQKKNCRWKPDETSAECQQCAQAFDFFSRRHHCRCCGGLFCGCCSGSFIPRELLHKVCQVKEIKPHHPHVDNNPEEKEKEKETQSGGNPSLFAGLINTFMGRLSALQRVCLKCHWKARRLLEAFTEPSSSAADPTRTHPSYPIKCTLPGSGRERKIYVISLRGKSLFDKRDYVGLSAVFEELERLIGEGTGVPNATDECHDGRSHSATLNPSPSNDSISTLYSSDQSTFEATLCFDEAGAHRWKRRRGIMNLEESPRKSYHRVTLQVPVLIPECKGGDTLAGTVSNVRVRTRLVGLTQQQSFNREVLQQETIGTDAYVILPDEELGPVPRYSDITPESSFVLDPFGTPATGNGSVVSEPSYFAANSTLNPSGVVSRLNRGIDWLAHGTSMDGIRYVWETIEQFGGATPICAVIDYTPCDKETSTPGSPVTADTSKCRSDGAYTFGSGPIYVHCHKSEEQRYPSVREQASALHRALLLVVGKVIVRDWLQQNV from the coding sequence atgcaaAAGAAGAACTGCAGGTGGAAACCGGACGAAACTTCTGCAGAGTGCCAACAATGTGCCCAAGCGTTTGATTTCTTCAGCAGGCGGCACCACTGCCGATGTTGTGGGGGCCTCTTTTGTGGTTGTTGCTCGGGCTCCTTCATTCCACGCGAGCTGTTGCATAAAGTTTGtcaagtgaaggaaataaaaccACATCATCCACATGTGGACAACAATccggaggaaaaggaaaaggaaaaggaaacgcaAAGTGGTGGGAACCCGTCTCTTTTCGCGGGTCTCATAAATACTTTCATGGGGAGGCTCTCGGCTTTACAGCGTGTGTGTTTAAAATGCCATTGGAAGGCGCGGAGACTTTTAGAAGCCTTTACAGAACCATCCAGCAGTGCCGCAGATCCCACTAGAACTCATCCGTCTTATCCAATAAAATGTACTTTACCCGGCAGTGGCAGAGAGCGGAAGATTTATGTTATTTCTCTGCGTGGCAAATCTCTATTTGATAAGCGTGACTATGTTGGGTTGTCGGCAGTCTTTGAAGAACTTGAGCGACTTATCGGAGAAGGTACCGGTGTCCCCAATGCAACAGACGAGTGTCATGATGGTCGAAGTCATAGCGCAACTCTCAACCCCAGTCCATCAAATGACTCAATTTCTACGCTTTACAGTAGTGATCAAAGTACATTTGAGGCCACCTTATGTTTTGATGAAGCGGGAGCACACCGCTGGAAACGCCGGCGAGGGATTATGAACCTGGAGGAATCACCTCGGAAGAGTTACCACAGAGTTACATTGCAGGTGCCAGTTCTGATACCAGAGTGTAAAGGTGGTGATACGCTTGCAGGCACTGTAAGTAATGTGCGAGTTCGTACTCGACTTGTTGGACTTACTCAACAGCAGAGTTTCAACCGTGAGGTTTTACAACAGGAAACAATTGGTACTGATGCGTATGTCATACTTCCTGATGAGGAACTTGGACCCGTTCCGCGATATAGTGATATTACTCCTGAAAGTAGCTTTGTACTTGATCCCTTTGGCACACCTGCAACAGGAAATGGAAGTGTGGTATCCGAGCCATCATATTTCGCGGCGAATTCAACACTCAACCCTTCGGGAGTTGTCTCGCGTCTTAATCGTGGAATCGACTGGTTGGCCCACGGCACGTCGATGGATGGCATTCGTTACGTGTGGGAAACAATTGAGCAATTTGGAGGAGCAACGCCTATTTGTGCTGTAATTGATTACACACCATGTGATAAGGAAACTTCAACACCAGGAAGTCCCGTCACTGCGGACACGAGCAAATGCCGCAGTGATGGCGCCTATACATTTGGAAGCGGCCCAATTTATGTGCATTGCCACAAAAGTGAAGAACAGCGATATCCATCTGTGAGGGAGCAGGCGTCTGCATTACATCGAGCCTTACTGCTTGTTGTTGGCAAAGTTATTGTTCGTGATTGGTTACAACAGAATGTGTAa